A genomic region of Pseudomonas sp. MPC6 contains the following coding sequences:
- a CDS encoding alpha/beta fold hydrolase, with amino-acid sequence MSRFTQENTSKFVQTPEWKMHYNDAGEGPVVIMVHGSGAGATGWANFHRNVDSFVDAGYRVILMDCPGFGKSDPLVTAEPRFVINARAIKALMDALDIDKAHLVGNSMGGGSALGFAVAYPERLDKMILMGSGGVGRTSLFTPLPMEGIKLLFGVYRDPTLENLKKMLDVFVYDSSALTEELISLRHKSILANPQHLENFIKSVDLSKFQMGDFSANLPDIKHPTLITWGRDDRFVPIDWSLKLLNGLPNSRLHVFSQCGHWAQWEHADAFNRLVIDFLSH; translated from the coding sequence ATGAGTCGATTCACCCAAGAAAACACCAGCAAATTCGTGCAGACCCCTGAGTGGAAAATGCATTACAACGATGCCGGAGAAGGCCCGGTGGTGATCATGGTCCACGGCTCGGGTGCAGGCGCAACGGGTTGGGCCAACTTTCACCGCAACGTCGACAGTTTCGTCGACGCCGGCTACCGCGTCATCCTCATGGACTGCCCAGGCTTCGGCAAGTCGGACCCTCTGGTTACCGCCGAGCCGCGTTTCGTGATCAACGCTCGTGCGATCAAGGCATTGATGGATGCACTGGACATCGACAAGGCACACCTGGTGGGGAACTCGATGGGTGGCGGCAGCGCGCTGGGCTTTGCCGTGGCCTATCCGGAGCGCCTGGATAAAATGATCCTGATGGGTTCAGGTGGGGTAGGGCGTACCAGCCTGTTCACGCCGTTGCCGATGGAAGGCATCAAGTTGCTCTTTGGCGTGTACCGTGACCCGACCCTGGAAAACCTGAAGAAAATGCTGGATGTGTTTGTCTACGACTCCAGCGCACTGACCGAAGAACTGATCAGCCTGCGTCACAAGAGCATTCTGGCAAACCCTCAGCACTTGGAAAACTTCATCAAGAGCGTTGATCTGAGCAAATTCCAGATGGGCGATTTCTCTGCCAACCTCCCGGACATCAAGCATCCGACCCTGATCACCTGGGGCCGCGATGACCGTTTCGTACCGATCGACTGGAGCCTGAAACTGCTCAATGGCCTGCCGAACTCGCGCTTGCACGTGTTCAGCCAGTGTGGCCACTGGGCTCAGTGGGAACACGCGGACGCGTTCAACCGCCTGGTCATCGACTTCCTGAGCCACTAA
- a CDS encoding LysR family transcriptional regulator gives MNRFDLTERDLRSLRIFCAAAEAGGFAAAERRLNMTKASISRHIKEVEERLGVRLCERGPAGFKLSAAGRVALELTTNALNSLERIKPEIDAVRAVISGTVSIGTVEHMLADPNCRLAEALKELRRRAPNVQAEVAVMTFGNLNQALRERRVQVAIRGMYKKERAFHYQKLFVEDHRVYVAAHASGKDQRPPLVYRPHPFVEEMLATQGFERGPEAAGLEAIAMLVESGGYAGLLPEHYVELIAPRFDLRALPDSPVFHNTICAITEASRPLSRSAELFLEILEELHASDSSLSNRHSAR, from the coding sequence ATGAACCGATTCGACCTTACCGAGCGTGACTTGCGTTCCCTGCGCATCTTCTGTGCCGCCGCTGAAGCGGGCGGGTTTGCCGCGGCTGAGCGCCGGCTGAATATGACCAAGGCCTCGATCAGCAGGCATATCAAGGAGGTGGAGGAACGCCTGGGTGTGCGACTGTGCGAGCGCGGACCGGCAGGTTTCAAACTGAGTGCGGCCGGGAGGGTGGCGCTGGAGTTGACGACCAACGCGCTCAATTCCCTCGAACGGATCAAGCCTGAAATCGATGCGGTACGTGCGGTGATATCCGGCACCGTCTCGATTGGCACGGTCGAGCATATGCTCGCGGACCCGAATTGCCGTCTGGCCGAAGCGTTGAAAGAACTGCGACGAAGAGCCCCCAACGTCCAGGCCGAAGTGGCCGTGATGACCTTTGGCAATTTGAACCAGGCCTTGCGCGAGCGCCGGGTGCAGGTGGCCATTCGCGGGATGTACAAGAAAGAGCGCGCGTTTCACTACCAGAAGCTGTTCGTCGAAGACCATCGCGTCTATGTAGCCGCTCACGCGTCGGGCAAGGATCAGCGCCCGCCCCTGGTGTACCGGCCGCATCCCTTCGTCGAAGAAATGTTGGCTACCCAGGGTTTTGAACGCGGGCCCGAAGCCGCAGGATTGGAAGCGATCGCGATGCTCGTCGAGAGTGGCGGTTATGCCGGGCTACTGCCGGAGCATTATGTCGAACTCATCGCCCCGCGCTTCGACTTGCGAGCGTTACCCGACAGCCCCGTATTTCATAACACGATATGCGCGATAACCGAGGCCTCTCGCCCGCTGTCACGCAGCGCGGAGCTGTTTCTCGAGATCCTTGAAGAATTGCATGCAAGCGACTCATCCCTCTCGAATCGACACAGCGCCAGATAG
- a CDS encoding NAD(P)-binding domain-containing protein: MSRLLFLTFAGLVLCSSQALADTLKISVIGAGNVGGTLGTLWVKAGHSVMFSSRHPEELADLVKAAGPNARAGTVSDAASWGDVIVLSVPYGAMPTLSKQLKGRLEGKVVFSTSNPFSGRDGDIGRQALEQGVALADQQYLPGVHLVRAFNAIGYASMKSQSGKGKAIATFADDAQARDLGARLVRDAGFIPVLLPLARADEGLPGGPASGVLSEAELKQKLGL, translated from the coding sequence ATGTCCAGACTCCTGTTTCTAACGTTCGCCGGCCTGGTCCTGTGCAGCAGCCAGGCGCTGGCGGACACCCTGAAGATCAGCGTGATCGGCGCCGGTAACGTCGGCGGTACGCTGGGCACGTTATGGGTAAAGGCAGGGCACTCGGTGATGTTTTCGTCGCGTCACCCCGAAGAGCTGGCGGACCTGGTCAAGGCCGCCGGCCCCAACGCGCGTGCGGGCACGGTCAGCGACGCCGCGTCCTGGGGCGACGTGATTGTGCTGAGTGTTCCCTACGGCGCAATGCCGACGCTGTCCAAACAACTGAAGGGCAGGCTGGAGGGCAAGGTGGTATTCAGCACCAGCAACCCGTTCAGCGGCCGTGACGGCGACATCGGGCGCCAGGCGCTGGAACAGGGCGTCGCCCTGGCGGACCAGCAGTACCTTCCCGGTGTGCACCTGGTACGGGCGTTCAACGCCATCGGCTATGCCTCAATGAAAAGCCAGTCCGGCAAAGGCAAGGCAATTGCAACTTTCGCCGACGACGCCCAGGCCCGCGACTTGGGCGCCCGACTGGTGCGCGACGCCGGATTCATCCCGGTCCTTCTACCGCTGGCGCGGGCCGATGAAGGATTGCCGGGCGGCCCGGCCAGCGGCGTGTTGAGCGAGGCCGAGCTCAAGCAGAAACTAGGCTTGTAG
- a CDS encoding heme-binding protein → MNLDIPLADTQLADPLSMAAARLALDTALQYASHHGWRVSVAVLDGGGHLLAFGRSAGAPLHTIDLAQDKALTAVSFGLPTADVGKRLRDAPDHVRQCLILRPRLVPMGGALPLHLGDRLVGAIGVSGASEEQDCECATAGYDAITQNAHR, encoded by the coding sequence ATGAATCTGGACATTCCCTTGGCCGACACCCAGTTGGCCGACCCGTTGAGCATGGCGGCCGCCCGGTTGGCGCTGGATACGGCCTTGCAGTACGCCAGCCACCATGGCTGGCGGGTCAGTGTCGCGGTGCTGGACGGCGGCGGGCATCTGCTGGCCTTCGGTCGAAGTGCAGGCGCACCGCTGCACACCATCGATCTGGCCCAGGACAAGGCATTGACCGCCGTGTCTTTCGGCCTGCCCACCGCCGATGTCGGCAAGCGCTTGCGGGATGCCCCCGACCATGTCCGCCAGTGTTTGATCCTGCGGCCGAGATTGGTGCCCATGGGAGGCGCCTTGCCGTTGCACCTGGGCGATCGCCTGGTCGGCGCGATCGGCGTGTCCGGTGCCAGTGAAGAGCAGGATTGCGAATGTGCGACAGCGGGCTACGACGCCATCACCCAAAACGCGCACCGATAA
- the tcuA gene encoding FAD-dependent tricarballylate dehydrogenase TcuA, translating into MQPYDVIVLGSGNAGLCAALSAREQGARVALLERAPKEQRGGNSAHTGGAFRVAYRGVEDLRSLMPDLLESEVESSDFGAYTQDDFFGELAAMSQYRTDPHVLDTVVSQSLDTLQWMTGKGVRFMPIYGRQAFKVDGKFRFWGGLTIEVSGGGLGLVDALFRRVEKDAVEVFYGCRTQRISRDPAGLWQLSCADGRQFSARALVLATGGFHANLQWRTQYLGPGWDLAKVRGSRYNTGDGIRMALDVGAVAHGNWSGCHAVFYDVNAPQMGDLNQLNQQKNYFHLGVVVNADGKRFIDEGQDFRNYTYSSMGAKVMAQPEGVAWQIFDQHSHHLLPDEYRGRQVTRIQAATLQGLMEQMEGVNGSALLHTLEAYNSAVQLNVPFNPAIRDGRSTLGLELPKSNWANPLDRPPFVAYAVTCGITFTFGGLKVDSQARVLDEEDQPIDGLYAAGELVGNLYYVKYAGGAGLTSGSVLGRIAGAQASTRRVH; encoded by the coding sequence ATGCAACCTTACGACGTCATCGTGCTGGGCAGCGGCAATGCCGGGCTTTGCGCAGCCCTTTCCGCCCGCGAACAAGGGGCGCGGGTGGCCTTGCTTGAACGCGCGCCGAAAGAGCAGCGCGGCGGTAACTCGGCGCACACCGGAGGCGCTTTTCGCGTGGCTTACCGGGGCGTTGAGGACTTGCGCAGCCTGATGCCGGACCTGCTGGAGAGTGAAGTTGAAAGCAGCGATTTCGGCGCCTATACCCAGGACGATTTTTTCGGTGAATTGGCGGCCATGAGCCAATACCGCACCGACCCGCACGTGTTGGACACGGTCGTGTCGCAGAGCCTGGATACCTTGCAGTGGATGACCGGCAAGGGCGTGCGCTTCATGCCCATCTACGGTCGCCAGGCCTTCAAGGTGGATGGCAAGTTCCGCTTCTGGGGCGGCCTGACCATCGAGGTTTCCGGTGGCGGCCTGGGGTTGGTCGATGCCTTGTTTCGCCGAGTGGAAAAAGACGCCGTGGAGGTTTTCTACGGCTGTCGGACCCAACGCATCAGCCGTGATCCTGCCGGCTTGTGGCAGCTGTCCTGCGCGGATGGTCGTCAGTTTTCCGCTCGGGCGCTGGTCCTCGCAACGGGTGGCTTCCATGCCAATCTGCAATGGCGCACCCAATACCTGGGACCGGGCTGGGACTTGGCCAAAGTCCGCGGGTCACGCTACAACACCGGCGACGGCATCCGCATGGCCCTGGATGTGGGCGCCGTGGCGCACGGCAACTGGTCCGGTTGCCATGCGGTGTTTTATGACGTCAACGCCCCGCAAATGGGCGACCTGAACCAGCTTAACCAGCAAAAGAACTACTTCCATCTCGGCGTAGTGGTCAATGCCGATGGCAAGCGTTTTATCGATGAAGGCCAGGATTTTCGCAACTACACCTACTCCAGCATGGGCGCCAAAGTCATGGCACAACCGGAGGGTGTCGCATGGCAGATCTTCGATCAGCACAGCCACCACTTGCTCCCCGATGAGTACCGGGGACGCCAGGTGACGCGGATCCAGGCGGCGACCCTGCAAGGGTTGATGGAGCAGATGGAAGGGGTCAACGGTTCCGCTCTGCTGCACACCCTCGAGGCCTACAACAGCGCCGTGCAACTCAACGTGCCATTCAACCCCGCCATCCGCGACGGACGCTCGACTCTAGGGCTGGAGTTGCCCAAGTCAAACTGGGCCAACCCCCTGGATCGTCCGCCCTTCGTGGCCTACGCGGTGACGTGCGGCATCACCTTCACGTTCGGTGGCCTGAAGGTCGACAGCCAGGCCCGGGTGCTCGACGAAGAGGATCAACCGATTGACGGTCTCTACGCCGCGGGCGAGTTGGTGGGCAACCTCTACTACGTCAAGTACGCCGGTGGGGCGGGGCTGACATCAGGTTCCGTACTGGGGCGCATCGCCGGCGCACAGGCCTCTACGCGAAGGGTGCACTGA
- a CDS encoding arylsulfatase produces MTLLNRLALLAWLLPTSTFAAGQPNILMILADDLGFSDIASFGGEIATPNIDQLARQGVRLSSFYAAAACSPTRSMLMSGTDSHLVGLGSMAEVLPFSPRLQGRPGYEGYLNQRAQSIAQRLKDGGYATYMAGKWHLGKAPGQGPEAWGFDHSFSLLDGGASHFKPLAGSQVRIENVSYREDGKPVELPDTFFSSNAYTDKLIGYIDAGRSSGKPFFAYAAYTAPHWPLQAPDAYLDKYRGRYAGGYDVIRTERLARLKKLGLFAQDFPPAPPADVPGKRWAQLSDAEREVEARKMEIYAAMVEHLDMNVGRLIAHLKQIGEYDNTLIVFMSDNGAAGEDHAKGYSPSDAHTDNTLANLGRKGSNVSYGPRWAEVSSTPMSLVKGTSAEGGIAVPAIIHLPARLGAAQGRILHGYGRVDDLAPTFLALAGLPTDDTPAGKLPFTGQSLLPMLTGQDPGRTPQVASELFGQPYVRDGDWKLVSAYAPDGAPPKPDQPYRWRLFNLSRDRGETHDLAAEQLDRVATLKATWQRYVEWAGVVEPPAQP; encoded by the coding sequence ATGACACTATTGAACCGTTTGGCCTTGCTGGCCTGGCTGCTGCCGACGAGTACATTCGCTGCCGGCCAACCCAACATCCTGATGATTCTCGCCGATGACCTCGGCTTCTCCGATATCGCCAGCTTCGGCGGCGAAATTGCTACCCCCAATATCGACCAACTGGCCCGGCAGGGCGTACGCCTGAGCAGCTTTTACGCGGCGGCGGCCTGTTCGCCAACGCGTTCGATGCTGATGTCTGGCACCGACAGCCATTTGGTCGGGCTGGGCAGCATGGCCGAAGTGCTGCCGTTTTCCCCGCGCCTGCAAGGACGGCCGGGCTACGAGGGCTATCTCAACCAGCGTGCCCAATCCATCGCGCAGCGGCTCAAGGACGGCGGCTACGCCACCTACATGGCCGGCAAATGGCACCTGGGCAAGGCGCCGGGGCAGGGCCCGGAGGCCTGGGGCTTCGACCACTCGTTCAGCCTGCTCGACGGCGGTGCCAGCCACTTCAAACCGCTGGCCGGCTCGCAGGTGCGCATCGAGAATGTCAGCTACCGAGAGGACGGCAAGCCGGTCGAATTACCGGACACCTTCTTCTCCAGCAACGCCTACACCGACAAGCTGATCGGCTATATCGACGCCGGTCGCAGCAGCGGCAAACCGTTTTTCGCCTATGCGGCCTACACCGCGCCGCACTGGCCGTTGCAGGCGCCAGACGCCTACCTCGACAAATATCGCGGTCGCTATGCCGGTGGTTACGACGTGATCCGCACCGAGCGCCTGGCGCGGCTCAAGAAGCTCGGTCTGTTTGCCCAAGACTTCCCGCCGGCGCCTCCTGCCGATGTCCCGGGCAAGCGCTGGGCGCAGCTGAGCGATGCCGAGCGCGAGGTCGAGGCCCGCAAGATGGAAATCTACGCGGCGATGGTTGAGCACCTGGACATGAACGTCGGTCGCCTGATCGCTCACCTCAAGCAGATCGGTGAGTATGACAACACCCTGATCGTGTTCATGTCAGACAACGGCGCCGCAGGCGAGGACCACGCCAAGGGTTATTCACCGAGCGATGCGCACACGGATAACACCTTGGCCAATCTCGGGCGCAAGGGTTCCAACGTGAGCTACGGGCCCCGCTGGGCTGAAGTCAGCTCGACGCCGATGAGCCTGGTCAAGGGCACCAGTGCCGAAGGCGGCATTGCGGTGCCGGCGATCATACATCTGCCGGCCAGACTGGGTGCTGCGCAAGGGCGCATCCTGCACGGCTACGGGCGGGTTGACGACCTGGCGCCGACGTTCCTGGCCTTGGCAGGTCTGCCGACCGACGACACGCCCGCCGGCAAACTGCCGTTTACCGGCCAGTCGCTGCTGCCGATGCTCACCGGCCAAGACCCGGGGCGTACACCGCAGGTCGCCAGCGAGCTGTTCGGTCAGCCCTATGTGCGCGATGGCGACTGGAAACTGGTTTCTGCCTATGCCCCGGATGGTGCTCCCCCCAAACCCGACCAGCCTTATCGCTGGCGTTTGTTCAACCTCTCAAGGGACCGGGGCGAAACCCATGATCTGGCCGCCGAACAGCTCGATCGGGTGGCCACGCTGAAGGCCACCTGGCAGCGATATGTCGAGTGGGCCGGCGTGGTCGAGCCACCTGCACAACCCTGA
- a CDS encoding SMP-30/gluconolactonase/LRE family protein, with product MNHLRLASAALALAISTAVSAAQPQVPACVAQSAYTPICGMAPPEDLELSPDGGFLFLSTTPGLAASHQSRLRVMALASREVTDMVIERQATPGWGEPSCAQPQGAIGAHGIHLSKRADGKSQLLVVNHNGREAVEFFEPISDGNSWKAIWRGCVESQDGTMLNDVAATPDGGFVVTAMFSFDAMKDDPRLEQLLDGRATGHLLAWHASAGLQRLPDSQAPAPNGIQVSQDGQSVWFAAWPGSGVWQYDFKQQKVVSKIALDFLPDNLSWTADGQLLTAGVPDAQTFRRCFLSHNEFCPSPSVVALIDPLKGTSRELMRAQEGALYGASTALQVGHDVYVGAFAGDRMLLIPNAIPPL from the coding sequence ATGAACCATTTACGTTTGGCCAGCGCTGCCTTGGCGCTGGCTATCAGCACCGCTGTTTCTGCCGCTCAACCACAGGTGCCGGCATGCGTGGCGCAAAGCGCTTACACGCCGATCTGCGGCATGGCGCCCCCCGAGGATCTGGAGCTTTCGCCGGATGGCGGTTTCCTGTTCCTGAGCACCACGCCGGGACTGGCCGCCAGCCATCAAAGCCGATTGCGAGTCATGGCGTTGGCCTCCCGCGAAGTGACCGATATGGTCATCGAGCGGCAGGCGACACCGGGTTGGGGCGAACCTTCATGCGCGCAGCCGCAAGGCGCCATCGGTGCCCACGGCATCCATCTGTCCAAGCGTGCCGATGGTAAGTCGCAGTTGTTGGTGGTCAACCACAACGGTCGAGAGGCTGTGGAATTCTTCGAGCCGATCAGCGATGGCAACAGCTGGAAGGCCATCTGGCGTGGTTGCGTGGAAAGCCAGGACGGCACGATGCTCAACGATGTTGCCGCGACGCCTGACGGCGGCTTCGTGGTTACGGCCATGTTCAGCTTCGATGCAATGAAAGACGATCCTCGCCTGGAGCAGTTGCTCGATGGCCGCGCCACCGGGCATTTGCTTGCCTGGCACGCCAGCGCGGGACTGCAGCGTCTGCCCGACAGCCAGGCCCCTGCACCGAATGGCATTCAGGTGAGCCAGGACGGTCAGTCGGTCTGGTTCGCCGCATGGCCGGGCAGCGGCGTCTGGCAGTACGACTTCAAACAACAAAAAGTCGTCAGCAAGATCGCCCTCGACTTCTTGCCGGACAACCTCAGCTGGACGGCTGATGGGCAACTGCTCACGGCCGGTGTGCCTGATGCACAGACCTTTCGCAGGTGTTTCCTCAGCCACAACGAATTCTGCCCCAGCCCCTCGGTGGTGGCATTGATCGATCCGCTCAAGGGCACAAGTCGTGAACTGATGCGCGCCCAAGAAGGGGCGTTGTATGGCGCCTCAACGGCCTTGCAGGTCGGTCACGACGTGTACGTCGGTGCGTTCGCCGGAGATCGCATGTTGCTCATACCCAACGCAATCCCCCCTCTGTAG